Below is a genomic region from Triticum dicoccoides isolate Atlit2015 ecotype Zavitan chromosome 5A, WEW_v2.0, whole genome shotgun sequence.
TGCTCGGGGCCCTCCCTATGCTTCTCCTCGCTCGTACGGGTCCAGGTTAGTCTCTCCGACCCTGCCGCCTGCTCGTCCCCGTCAAATCGGTGCGTAGCCTCACCGTGTGCAATGTTCATCGCCTAGGGTTAGCTGCTCAGGGGCCATGGTGTGTTCCGTGTGGCGCTGCCTTCGCGGCCGCCGCCGTTGCCTTGTTGTGTCTCTGAGGTCCCTGCTCGCCAACTCACAGACGGTTGTTCTCCGACCAGTTAAAAAAGAGTAAGCTTTCTTCCAAGCCTATGATTTTCCTTTCATCCTCTTAGTTGGTGCCTTTGTTGATGATGCAGCCCTGAATGGTTCAGATTTTCTGAAGGAGAAGGAGGTGCCGAAGGGGATGGGAGCAACCAGTCTGAATCGAAGAGTATGTTTTGATTCTGAGATGCACTGCACAGTATTTTTATTGTTCTAAGAAATCTATGTAGTTGTCTATGGAGCATTTCCTTGAAGTGATGGTTGGGCATATTTGTTTACTCATTCGAACTTCCAGATTACCTTAGTCGGCAACTCCAAATATTTCTTAGATGTCTTACCGCAAGCATTGTACTgcaaaaatatactccctctgtcccaaaataagtgtctcaactttgtactaactttagtataatattgtactaagcttgagacacttattctgggacggagggagtatatactaaaCCGGTTCATGGTAGATCAACCATATCTCGTTGATGCTCTCACCTATTAGGATATGTACATGAAAAGAAGGATATGCTCAAACTGCTTAGTCCCAACAACCAATCATTCAAGTGCACCATTTTACACTCTGGAAGCAGGAAGTGCAACTTCTTTAGTCTTTAGAATTAGAATGGATCAGGTGTACTCCAGATGTTTTCAGTTTTAAATAATTATGCACACAAGAGTGCATTGCGAAATAGCAATAAAAAGGATTTTGACTGGTACCGAAAAGGATTAGACCTCCGTAGAAACAATTCGCTGCTGCTGACTCAGACAGAGTTGTGCTGCACCACGTCGATCTCGCCGTCATCGAAGTCGATGATGGACATGCCCATATCTTGCCGCCTGCATGGCATGTGTAGTGACCGTATGGATATGAAGTTGATCCTATTGCTCAAAGGATACATATCATCTTTATGTGTTTCCTGAACTGGTCGGATTAGCAGTGATGTTTGCATCTCCTCCCTCTTCCTACTCGAACACCACTTTATTCTAGGAACTGATGGCATGTCCTGCCATGAAGAATTTGAAGCGGTCAGAAGACATAAGAGCCGGGTCCTAAACTATGTTAAGGCCATGCTGATGTGTAAGAGTTTGCGGGTGACATCCTCCATGGCAATCATATTCCCTCCAACATCCTTCAGGCCATGGCGACCAGGTAATGCTAACAGCTCAGTTGGATAAAGGTTCCTTATGTCTTGCGATTTATTCGAGTTGGGTTACTCTATTGTGTGGCTCACGTCGGGGTTGAGTAGAGTTAATCTTGCCTATGCTAGTGCTAGCCTGCTGGATTTGGGTGATATCCAAAGATACATTTAAACTTACACTATAAATTATAACTTGCAAACAAATTTCCTTAGAGGGGAATTATAACATGCAAGCACTATAAGTTCAGTGTATTATTATTAGTACTGCATAGCAAATTAGCAATCCAGTTCATTCATAAATAAGATTTCAACACACCATTGGTATAGAATATCGTACATAGTTCCGAGGTCTACATCCCTCGCCTGATCCTGAATTTGACCCATAAATAGATTTCAGAGACACAACTGTAAATATATTAAGTAAGAGCAATTACCAGaggtgactgttgctgctgttttgCCGGCAAGAGGCCATGCATCTGTGCATACAGCAGCCACGGACTAAGCATTCCTTCACAAGCAGTAAGGTGTTCTTGCCCTTGCCTTCCAGCTGTTGCATGAATAAATGACAAAGTATTAGCATCACAAGCGAAGAATAACAGAAATTGTCTTATCAAACGATGGTGCAGTCGGACTAATAACTAACCATAGCGGTGAGGTCTTTGCGGTGCATTCCTGGGCCTAGCGAGTCGAGCACCTGGATACACTGAAAATAGGCATTTTTTAGTTTAGGTCCCATCTATACAAACATCCGTCCTCGATTGAATTAATAGTAATATGTACGAAACTGAGGCTCACCATATGATGTTCCAAATAGGTTGTAGCCCTCTTTAATACCCATCTTGGTGCGTCATCCTGTATAGAGCTAAATTCCTTATCTTAGAGATGCATGCATTCTTTAAGAACAAAATTCATGTGTTCATCAGTATTTGCTATGGGAGTATTGCGTCCAAGTTGGTACGATTCAAAAGCTACATCTTGATGCGTCATCATGTATGGATCATTTGTCTGGTCATTACCCAGGATAGAAAATCATAAGATTAGTAGAGCATAACAATGTAGGTATTGTAGTAGACGTAGGATCGGCAAAAGTAATTTGCAGATTTTTAGTGTTTTGAGTACCAAGTTCAACAGAGCCTCTCTTATCATTATCCGGCGTATTTTTCAAGTTGATTTGAGCCAGTAAAAGGCTCCATACCTGAACAAAGGAAAGAGAACCCGAATGTACGATCAAATAAACATTGTCGACACAGTTGCAACATAATTAAATCGACGAACTAACCATCTTCAATTGTGCAATATGGGTCTCGTACTCTGCTGAGTTGGGGTACCTTAACCCCTGAAATTTGGACGTTAGGCCCTGCATTCACCATTTTTCAACATAGAAAACCATTAATGAGATGTAAAACGAACGGCTTATAGCATTCTGCTGTGCAACTATTTATTTTTTAGAACTCTGTTGTCAAAATTCTAATCCTGACTAATGTTGCAACAGGTCAAAGAAGTTGAACCTGAAGAAGTGCAGGGAAGAANNNNNNNNNNNNNNNNNNNNNNNNNNNNNNNNNNNNNNNNNNNNNNNNNNNNNNNNNNNNNNNNNNNNNNNNNNNNNNNNNNNNNNNNNNNNNNNNNNNNNNNNNNNNNNNNNNNNNNNNNNNNNNNNNNNNNNNNNNNNNNNNNNNNNNNNNNNNNNNNNNNNNNNNNNNNNNNNNNNNNNNNNNNNNNNNNNNNNNNNNNNNNNNNNATGCAGATGATGCATAATAATCTTGTTGTAGTCTGGCTGATCCATGAATATTTGATTGTAGGTGAAGGAGGAGCGGCCGCCCACTCGACGTTGCGGTGTAGGGCGGCGAGGGAGCCCGGCAGGGAGGCCTCAATGCGCTGCAGGACGGCGAGGGAACCGTCCAGCGAGGCGACGATGCGATGCAGGGATCGAGgccgccgtgcagggaggcgacagGGCTGCTGAGCTTCGTCTGGGGCGGTGGCGAGGAAAGGCAGGGCGAGGGGCCAGGGACACGATTAGGTTCGGTTTCCTTTTTTTGCGAGTTGGTTAGATGGTTAGATTAGCGTGATTTGAGGGGCTGCGGATGCGGGACGGAGAGTCTCATATTTTCATCCTGTGGAGTACGGTCAGTCTATTGAAACTGCTAAGCGCACACCAGATCTTAAATAAATTAATGATGGCTGTTAGATTGGGTCGTGTGGGCTTCATCCTGTGGTGCTGATGCGTCTGTGGACGTTTTGCGGGGTGCACGTAAGAAAGTTcctgtttgattgtttaatagtagtgaaGAAGATGCACGTAAGAAAGTTcctgtttgattgtttaatagtagtgaagatgaagatgaagatgaagatatATTCCCCATTAATTTGTATGTTTCAGACTGGGCCACTTTAAGCCCATGTGTAGTACCATAAATTCTGGTCTATTGTGTCATTCTAAGCCCATNNNNNNNNNNNNNNNNNNNNNNNNNNNNNNNNNNNNNNNNNNNNNNNNNNNNNNNNNNNNNNNNNNNNNNNNNNNNNNNNNNNNNNNNNNNNNNNNNNNNNNNNNNNNNNNNNNNNNNNNNNNNNNNNNNNNNNNNNNNNNNNNNNNNNNNNNNNNNNNNNNNNNNNNNNNNNNNNNNNNNNNNNNNNNNNNNNNNNNNNNNNNNNNNNNNNNNNNNNNNNNNNNNNNNNNNNNNGCCCATATTACACGAAtcatcatctactccctccgtttttaaatttttgttttattttagagatttcaaatgaactaccacatacgaatgtatatagacatattttagagtgtagattcactcattttgctccgtatatagtcacttattgaaatctctataaagacaaatatttagaaacggagggagtaatagagaactcatgtTTTACtaaaaaaaagagaaaccatgtTGTTAGCAGCATATGATTTGTTCCCCACAAAAAAAAGCAGCATATGATTCGTACAGCATTGCAGTGAGATTAAAAATCACTTGTTTTATAAAAAATTGGATTAGGAAAATGTTCCAGATCATATTTTCAGCTACATAAAAATTTGGAGTACTGGTATGTTCTCAGTAACAGTAAATTGCTGGAATTAGTCAATGTACCCAGTAACTAATTTCCAGTAGCACTAcattctagtactcccttcgtctgaAAAACCTTGTcccttggtactccctccgtcccaaaattcttttcTTAAATTagtctagatacgaatgtatcttgtcttaaatttatctaaatacgaatgtattaaatcacgttttagtattagatacatccgtatctagactaatttaagacaagaattttggaacgaagggagtactaaatACATCCATTTAAGGAACAATCTTTGAATAATCTTTTTGAGACGGAGGAAGTATACAATATGACTGcacacaaatactccctccgttcgaatttAGATGACTTGCATTTGTTCACATTGGGATGCATCTATACTTGTATAGTGTCTAGGTACATCCGTTTCTAGACAAATGAAAGACatctaatttggaacggagggagtagatcacaAACTAGCCCTTTACATTTTAGTATTAAGCCGCATTTCTACACCTCAATCCCCCAAGTTAATCAAACTTCGATGTAGACTCTGTCTCAGCATAGATCCAAGTCTCCAACAGATCAAGGCG
It encodes:
- the LOC119302725 gene encoding uncharacterized protein LOC119302725 isoform X3; the protein is MVCSVWRCLRGRRRCLVVSLRSLLANSQTVVLRPVKKEFSEGEGGAEGDGSNQSESKRTDGMSCHEEFEAVRRHKSRVLNYVKAMLMCKSLRVTSSMAIIFPPTSFRPWRPGQRS
- the LOC119302725 gene encoding uncharacterized protein LOC119302725 isoform X2, which encodes MVCSVWRCLRGRRRCLVVSLRSLLANSQTVVLRPVKKEFSEGEGGAEGDGSNQSESKKFEAVRRHKSRVLNYVKAMLMCKSLRVTSSMAIIFPPTSFRPWRPGEGGAAAHSTLRCRAAREPGREASMRCRTAREPSSEATMRCRDRGRRAGRRQGC
- the LOC119302725 gene encoding uncharacterized protein LOC119302725 isoform X1, yielding MVCSVWRCLRGRRRCLVVSLRSLLANSQTVVLRPVKKEFSEGEGGAEGDGSNQSESKRTDGMSCHEEFEAVRRHKSRVLNYVKAMLMCKSLRVTSSMAIIFPPTSFRPWRPGEGGAAAHSTLRCRAAREPGREASMRCRTAREPSSEATMRCRDRGRRAGRRQGC